From Xylocopa sonorina isolate GNS202 chromosome 2, iyXylSono1_principal, whole genome shotgun sequence, a single genomic window includes:
- the LOC143433302 gene encoding uncharacterized protein LOC143433302, translating into MRIWVLLTLFLLVTVLAAETFAKKPGKDVESKGGSERKKRDVAYSKEGKWKGGEDRKVQKKRKNSEPEEKSAEGYTEDVAESEESGKGYKSKNKKLKDKENVDVKSRSKNESPKDKSKKKNKYSQESQEVHQKSSKKSKDKKLRDKKVEEEGSLEVGNESKQKENKNVAKSEKVKKQEQKKKKVQKKEEAAVEQAEEEPVELEVEEPKLKPRSKKDKKTAQKNKEEKNRKKRELPKEEEVEPEAENLAVDEVEVVEAANEKAESCSKTSKNEDTEMAEDCGDGCNEE; encoded by the exons ATGCG GATCTGGGTGTTGCTAACTCTGTTCCTGCTGGTCACGGTGCTGGCCGCGGAGACGTTCGCGAAGAAGCCTGGCAAGGACGTGGAATCGAAGGGAGGCAGCGAGAGGAAGAAGAGAGACGTCGCGTATTCGAA AGAAGGAAAATGGAAGGGCGGAGAGGACAGGAAGGTGCAGAAGAAACGGAAGAACAGCGAGCCCGAGGAGAAGAGCGCGGAAGGATACACCGAGGACGTGGCTGAGAGCGAGGAGTCTGGTAAAGGGTACAAGTCGAAGAACAAGAAGCTGAAGGACAAGGAGAACGTCGACGTTAAGAGCAGATCGAAGAACGAATCGCCCAAGGACAAGTCTAAGAAGAAGAACAAGTACTCTCAGGAGTCCCAGGAGGTTCATCAGAAGAGCTCGAAGAAGTCGAAGGACAAGAAACTGAGGGACAAGAAAGTCGAGGAGGAAGGCAGCTTGGAAGTCGGGAACGAGTCGAAGCAGAAGGAGAACAAGAATGTTGCCAAGTCCGAGAAGGTGAAGAAACaggagcagaagaagaagaaggttcagaagaaagaagaggccgCTGTGGAGCAGGCGGAGGAGGAACCAGTCGAATTGGAAGTGGAGGAACCGAAGCTGAAACCAAGGTCGAAgaaggataagaagaccgcgcaGAAGAACAAGGAGGAGAAGAACAGGAAGAAACGCGAGTTACCAAAAGAGGAGGAGGTGGAACCGGAAGCGGAGAACTTGGCGGTCGACGAGGTTGAGGTAGTGGAAGCAGCTAACGAGAAGGCGGAAAGTTGTTCGAAGACGAGCAAAAACGAGGACACGGAGATGGCCGAAGATTGCGGGGATGGCTGCAACGAAGAGTAA
- the LOC143433296 gene encoding sialin — MENSQRYEEHTIYKTRSPCGLRKLRDMVPARVVLYMLSFSGFTVSFMMRNDINIAMVAMVKPPSTTSDTNAAVTSQHCYATQNVTLANNNTSFKPEDQGEFDWSPTIQSAISSSFYWCYILSQVVGGVLTQYFGTKTVFGGSQLITAICSLLMPSAAGIHYGVMIALRSIQGIASGLTWPAMYAIVGHWIPPVERSRFMSSFQGFSFGIGITYPLCGFIIAHFGWRAVFYTTGSIGIFWCIFWYFFAFDTPAAHPRISQQELRYIQGSVGNQVHGTKEGMPVPWRSILTSWPAWSIGITTFGRIWVHYIFIISGPMYMKTVLGFSIQANGVLSGLPFICSYFSSVAFCYIADVLVTRQIMSLTNVRKVFTASSQVVPGILLVLIGYLGCDIVLVLIVWFIAVTLITAAYAGAMASIVDIAPNFAGPILAFAQTIHMSASFLSPVVAGLLTQKSQALDAWRQVFGVTACVACGTYIVFQIFGTGDIQPWNYPDQKYPQSVQEDSQPLNESPRKNGKMLRTGSNTPEEA; from the exons ATGGAAAACTCTCAGAG ATACGAAGAGCATACCATATATAAGACGCGATCACCCTGCGGCCTGCGAAAACTGAGAG ACATGGTACCGGCGCGGGTGGTCCTCTACATGCTGTCGTTTTCGGGGTTCACGGTCTCGTTCATGATGAGGAACGACATAAACATCGCCATGGTGGCGATGGTGAAACCACCGTCCACGACATCGGACACCAATGCCGCGGTCACGTCCCAACATTGTTACGCAACGCAAAACGTGACGCTCGCCAACAACAACACGTCGTTCAAACCTGAG GATCAAGGGGAGTTCGATTGGAGCCCGACCATACAGTCCGCCATCAGTAGCTCGTTCTACTGGTGCTATATACTCTCGCAAGTGGTGGGTGGCGTGCTGACGCAGTACTTTGGCACCAAGACTGTTTTCGGTGGTTCACAATTGATCACGGCCATCTGCAGCCTGTTAATGCCCTCCGCGGCTGGAATCCACTACGGAGTCATGATCGCTCTGCGCAGTATACAGGGTATCGCGAGT GGGCTCACTTGGCCTGCGATGTACGCCATAGTCGGACACTGGATTCCGCCAGTGGAGAGGTCGCGTTTCATGTCTTCCTTCCAAG GGTTCAGCTTCGGCATCGGGATAACCTATCCACTCTGCGGGTTCATCATCGCTCACTTCGGATGGAGAGCGGTCTTCTACACGACCGGCAGCATCGGCATCTTCTGGTGCATTTTCTGGTACTTCTTCGCCTTCGACACCCCGGCGGCGCATCCGAGGATATCCCAGCAGGAGTTGCGATACATTCAGGGTAGCGTTGGGAATCAGGTTCATGGAACGAAGGAG GGTATGCCAGTTCCTTGGCGGTCTATTCTTACGTCCTGGCCAGCATGGTCGATTGGAATCACCACGTTCGGAAGGATATGGGTGCACTACATCTTCATTATCTCTGGACCAATGTACATGAAAACAGTACTAGGATTCAGCATTCAAGCG AATGGAGTGCTGTCCGGTTTACCATTCATCTGCAGCTATTTTAGCTCGGTTGCCTTCTGCTATATAGCCGACGTTCTCGTCACGCGACAGATCATGTCGTTGACGAACGTCCGTAAAGTGTTCACCGCCTCCT CACAAGTAGTTCCTGGAATACTGTTAGTGTTGATCGGCTATCTGGGCTGCGACATCGTCCTCGTCTTAATCGTGTGGTTCATAGCCGTTACCCTCATCACAGCTGCCTACGCAGGAGCGATGGCGAGCATCGTCGACATCGCGCCAAATTTCGCTG GTCCGATATTGGCGTTTGCACAGACAATTCACATGTCCGCCAGTTTTCTGTCCCCGGTCGTGGCCGGCCTCCTCACTCAGAAAAGC CAAGCACTCGACGCGTGGAGGCAAGTGTTTGGGGTGACCGCGTGCGTCGCGTGCGGCACCTACATTGTCTTTCAGATATTCGGTACGGGTGACATCCAACCGTGGAACTACCCCGACCAAAAGTATCCGCAGTCGGTCCAAGAGGATTCGCAGCCTTTAAACGAATCCCCTCGAAAGAACGGGAAAATGCTCAGAACCGGCTCGAACACACCCGAGGAAGCGTAA